In bacterium, a single genomic region encodes these proteins:
- a CDS encoding DUF503 domain-containing protein, giving the protein MVIGVCEFELHLAGIQSLKSKRGVLNRLKARISNKFNVSVAEVDHLDSWQSSVIAVAIVSNEQRFANQVLSKVSELVASDHQVMLIDQRMQFL; this is encoded by the coding sequence ATGGTTATCGGGGTCTGTGAGTTCGAGCTGCACCTGGCCGGCATTCAGTCGCTCAAGTCCAAGCGCGGCGTGCTGAACCGGCTCAAAGCCAGGATCAGCAACAAATTCAATGTCTCGGTGGCCGAGGTGGACCACCTGGACAGTTGGCAGAGTTCGGTGATCGCCGTGGCGATTGTCTCCAACGAGCAGCGCTTCGCCAACCAGGTGCTTTCAAAAGTCTCGGAACTGGTGGCCTCAGACCACCAGGTGATGTTGATCGACCAGAGGATGCAGTTTCTGTAA
- the rbfA gene encoding 30S ribosome-binding factor RbfA, which produces MKRQHGFKRSDRIGELLHREIGGIIRFEVRDPRLEEVTVTAVRCVDDLREATVFVAVLGEDKTPAMKALERAASFIRSSLGRRCYLRFVPNLHFRLDTSLQNVARIEDLLDRVHREQEQIEAEREARRGEQSSDEP; this is translated from the coding sequence ATGAAACGACAGCATGGGTTCAAGAGAAGCGACCGGATAGGCGAGTTGCTGCACCGCGAGATCGGCGGGATCATCCGCTTCGAGGTGCGCGACCCCCGTCTGGAAGAGGTGACTGTGACCGCGGTGCGTTGCGTGGATGACCTGCGCGAGGCCACCGTGTTCGTTGCGGTGCTGGGTGAGGACAAGACCCCGGCCATGAAAGCCCTGGAGCGGGCGGCCAGTTTCATCCGCTCCTCGCTGGGGCGGCGCTGCTATCTGAGATTTGTGCCCAACTTGCATTTCCGTCTCGATACCAGCCTGCAGAACGTGGCTCGGATCGAGGACCTGCTCGACCGTGTTCACCGTGAGCAGGAGCAGATCGAGGCGGAGCGGGAAGCACGGCGGGGGGAGCAGAGCAGTGACGAGCCGTGA